A window from Chitinophagales bacterium encodes these proteins:
- the bshC gene encoding bacillithiol biosynthesis cysteine-adding enzyme BshC, translating to MYVCAMVFDTEKISLEQTGLLSPLLRDYLYNSEKVRHLFSFFPEKESVPAAIAQKQQQHIDRAALANILLAQATSRNASAATLANIAQIKDENTFTVTCAHQPTLLFHPAFYFHKIASTIALAKELKASFGAYNFVPVFWLGSEDHDLEELGSATVGGLAVSWQTAQTGAVGRFLIDDSFKQVIAEFKQAAPNLNIHLLMEEALQHTQHFGAFAAYVTQAFFKEEGLVVLNQDCPQLKMQFASVIEDEILHSRAEAVLQPTLQFLEGNYKAQASVRPINFFYLGKNYRERIVRQGEDSFAVLNRQETFTRESIKTAIAETPENFSPNVIFRPLYQETVLPNVAFVGGGAECSYWLQQKALFDYYKVAFPIVLHRTPVVVLPQNVVRKMSKLQLNTESVFKQQDAFVKGYLEENFGNEISLKEATEAIAQTFAFIEEKLAAIDSTLAMSVKAEKQKALAAVAQLEGKGIKALKRKSETVVEQLTAIHQAFFVAGALQERKLNFFDLPEAEKLLATILANSNPFEKNLIVVKPQSI from the coding sequence GTGTACGTTTGCGCTATGGTTTTTGATACCGAAAAAATTTCGCTGGAGCAAACAGGTTTGTTGTCTCCGCTGCTGCGCGATTATTTGTATAACTCAGAAAAGGTGCGCCATCTTTTTTCGTTTTTTCCGGAAAAAGAATCGGTGCCGGCTGCTATTGCACAAAAGCAGCAACAGCACATAGATAGAGCGGCACTTGCCAATATACTTTTGGCACAAGCAACCAGCCGAAACGCATCGGCAGCTACACTTGCCAATATAGCACAGATAAAAGATGAAAACACATTTACGGTAACCTGCGCTCACCAACCCACGCTGCTGTTTCACCCTGCTTTTTATTTTCATAAAATAGCTTCCACCATAGCGCTTGCCAAAGAGTTGAAGGCAAGTTTTGGAGCCTATAATTTTGTGCCCGTATTTTGGCTTGGCAGCGAAGACCACGATTTAGAAGAATTGGGAAGTGCCACTGTTGGCGGTTTGGCAGTAAGTTGGCAAACAGCACAAACGGGCGCAGTGGGGCGGTTTTTAATAGATGATAGTTTTAAACAAGTTATAGCAGAATTTAAGCAGGCGGCACCCAATTTAAACATCCATTTGCTAATGGAAGAAGCTTTGCAACACACACAGCATTTTGGAGCCTTTGCTGCGTATGTAACGCAGGCATTTTTTAAAGAAGAAGGCTTGGTGGTTTTAAACCAAGATTGTCCACAACTGAAAATGCAGTTTGCTTCGGTTATAGAAGATGAAATACTACACTCCAGAGCCGAAGCAGTATTGCAACCCACCTTGCAATTTTTAGAAGGCAACTACAAGGCGCAAGCAAGCGTGCGCCCTATCAACTTCTTTTATTTGGGCAAAAACTATCGCGAAAGAATAGTGCGCCAAGGCGAAGATTCTTTTGCTGTATTAAATCGGCAGGAAACATTTACGCGCGAAAGCATAAAAACCGCCATAGCCGAAACGCCCGAAAATTTTAGCCCCAACGTTATTTTTCGTCCGTTGTATCAAGAAACAGTATTGCCCAATGTGGCATTTGTGGGCGGAGGTGCCGAATGTAGTTATTGGCTTCAGCAAAAAGCACTTTTCGATTATTACAAAGTGGCTTTTCCTATTGTGTTGCACCGCACTCCGGTAGTGGTTCTGCCGCAAAATGTGGTAAGAAAAATGAGTAAGCTGCAGCTAAACACCGAAAGTGTTTTTAAGCAGCAAGATGCTTTTGTAAAAGGCTATTTAGAAGAAAATTTTGGCAACGAAATTTCGCTAAAAGAAGCCACCGAAGCCATAGCACAAACTTTTGCTTTTATAGAAGAAAAGCTTGCAGCCATAGACAGCACACTGGCAATGAGCGTAAAAGCCGAAAAGCAAAAAGCACTTGCTGCCGTTGCACAACTCGAAGGCAAAGGCATAAAGGCACTCAAGCGCAAAAGCGAAACGGTGGTGGAGCAACTTACTGCTATACATCAAGCCTTTTTTGTGGCGGGCGCTTTACAAGAGCGCAAGCTCAATTTTTTCGACCTGCCGGAAGCCGAAAAACTACTTGCCACAATACTGGCAAACAGCAACCCTTTTGAAAAGAATTTAATAGTGGTAAAACCGCAATCAATATAA
- a CDS encoding UDP-N-acetylmuramoyl-tripeptide--D-alanyl-D-alanine ligase: MNVVELYDIFKQSTGITTDSRNIAANNIFFALKGTNFNGNLFAAEAIEKGALLVVADEQHFAPNPKIAIVENALQTMQQLALFHRKKFKGKVIALTGSNGKTTTKELMAAVLATTYKTQATKGNLNNHIGIPLTLLSMPESIDFAIVEMGANHQQEIHSYCQYVEPDFGLVTNVGLAHLEGFGGFEGVVKGKTELYRYLAANGGKVFVNTDNDILLHQAKEAGFIASNLITYGTAAPAFCEGKLQEGTFLTLAAAGETIHTNLVGNYNFENALAACCTGKYFGVEFPKIKAALENYVPTNNRSQKIEQNGNTIILDCYNANPSSMKAAIESFANTAAQPRIAILGGMKEMGGSSARVHEEIAALAQAQQLEQVIFVGSEFEVANFGLKFLTTEAAINWLKAHPFSGANILVKGSRAYKLETLFL, translated from the coding sequence ATGAACGTTGTAGAGCTTTACGATATTTTTAAACAAAGCACCGGTATTACTACCGACAGCCGAAATATTGCTGCAAACAATATTTTTTTTGCACTAAAAGGCACAAATTTTAATGGCAATCTCTTTGCTGCCGAAGCAATCGAAAAAGGCGCTTTGCTGGTAGTGGCAGATGAGCAGCATTTTGCACCTAATCCTAAAATTGCCATAGTAGAAAACGCACTGCAAACCATGCAGCAATTGGCGCTTTTTCATCGCAAAAAATTTAAGGGAAAAGTAATAGCACTTACAGGCAGCAATGGCAAAACCACCACCAAAGAACTAATGGCTGCCGTACTTGCAACCACCTACAAAACACAAGCCACCAAAGGCAATTTAAACAACCATATAGGCATACCGCTCACGCTGCTTTCTATGCCCGAAAGCATAGACTTTGCCATAGTGGAAATGGGCGCCAATCACCAGCAAGAAATACACAGCTATTGCCAATATGTGGAACCCGATTTTGGTTTAGTTACCAATGTTGGTTTGGCGCACCTCGAAGGTTTTGGCGGTTTTGAAGGTGTGGTAAAAGGGAAAACAGAATTGTATCGCTACCTAGCTGCTAATGGCGGCAAAGTATTTGTAAATACCGACAACGATATACTGCTGCACCAAGCAAAAGAAGCGGGATTTATCGCGTCCAACCTTATTACTTACGGCACGGCAGCTCCGGCTTTTTGCGAAGGTAAGTTGCAAGAAGGAACTTTTTTAACGCTGGCAGCCGCAGGCGAAACCATACACACCAACTTAGTTGGCAACTATAACTTTGAAAACGCACTGGCAGCTTGCTGCACCGGAAAATATTTTGGTGTAGAGTTTCCAAAAATAAAAGCCGCATTGGAAAATTATGTACCAACCAATAACCGCTCGCAAAAGATAGAGCAAAATGGCAACACCATTATTTTAGATTGCTACAATGCCAACCCCAGCAGTATGAAAGCAGCCATAGAAAGTTTTGCCAACACGGCAGCCCAGCCTCGCATAGCCATTTTGGGAGGCATGAAAGAAATGGGCGGCAGCAGCGCTCGTGTACACGAAGAAATAGCGGCTTTGGCGCAGGCACAGCAACTGGAGCAAGTTATTTTTGTGGGCAGCGAATTTGAGGTGGCCAATTTTGGATTAAAGTTTTTAACTACCGAAGCAGCCATAAACTGGTTGAAAGCCCACCCTTTTTCCGGAGCCAATATTTTGGTGAAAGGCTCGCGGGCATATAAGTTAGAAACACTCTTTCTATAA
- a CDS encoding CocE/NonD family hydrolase yields MFIRFGALLFSFFWFASLCIAATPKFDHHVSGGKNSGKLSAPGVYQGYTKPEYKGFQYSSRYLTMRDSTLIATDIFLPKKLENGKQVPTILYLTRYVRSLRAKFPLTLFVHPLLVVVPEEEIEFFTSHGYACIIVDVRGSGASTGERQMEFSPEEIADGKEIVDWIISQPWSNGKVGTTGVSYVGTTAEMLLVNQHPAVKACIPRSNIFDLYNYIMFPGGVRAGPFIDVWGKTTQSLDKNDFSIFGKKAKLLFGVNPVKGDKKRAVYHSALALHLDNFNIISGIKKVTFRDDIHEGLGVNSEAFSIHTYRQKIENSGTPIYRIGGWYDGALQKSLLDGMQNTKNTQKVLLGPWDHGPQNNVSPFAPSKAVDFNIKLEMLRFFDYYLKGINNGINKEPTLRYYTIGEETWKTSDTWPLVTQQRTKFFLNADQSLTPQLQKEGVLNYKVDYTANSGNTSRWNSVTQLFMNGPTNYANRAEEDKKLLSFTTAPLQKVTEITGSPWVDVYWSGDADDATVFAYLEDVSPEGTVTYITEGMFRPLHRKIAEKPLYTSDIPQHSYLKADALPYRANEVVRLQFDMLPISYQIMKGHSLRISFAGGDTEHFDLTDVRPQNFSFSCSAIYPSAIELPIIQK; encoded by the coding sequence ATGTTCATTCGTTTTGGCGCTCTACTGTTTTCTTTTTTCTGGTTTGCTTCTTTGTGCATAGCAGCCACCCCTAAATTCGACCATCATGTTTCGGGCGGTAAAAACTCCGGCAAGTTAAGCGCTCCGGGAGTTTACCAAGGTTACACAAAGCCGGAGTACAAAGGTTTTCAATACAGTTCGCGCTACCTTACCATGCGCGATAGCACGCTCATTGCCACCGATATTTTTCTTCCCAAAAAACTCGAAAATGGCAAGCAGGTTCCAACCATCTTATACCTAACCCGCTATGTGCGATCGCTGCGTGCCAAATTTCCACTTACCTTATTTGTGCATCCGCTGCTGGTAGTGGTACCCGAAGAAGAAATAGAATTTTTTACCTCGCACGGCTATGCCTGTATTATTGTAGATGTACGCGGCTCGGGAGCTTCTACCGGAGAGCGCCAAATGGAATTTAGCCCCGAAGAAATTGCCGATGGAAAAGAAATTGTAGATTGGATTATTAGCCAACCGTGGAGCAATGGCAAAGTGGGCACCACAGGCGTAAGCTATGTGGGCACCACTGCCGAAATGCTTTTGGTGAACCAACATCCGGCAGTAAAAGCATGTATTCCGCGCAGCAATATTTTTGATTTATACAACTACATTATGTTTCCCGGAGGAGTGCGTGCCGGACCTTTTATAGATGTGTGGGGAAAAACCACGCAGAGTTTAGATAAAAACGATTTTTCCATTTTCGGTAAAAAAGCAAAGTTGCTTTTTGGTGTAAATCCCGTAAAAGGCGATAAAAAGCGTGCTGTTTATCACAGCGCTTTGGCGCTGCACCTCGATAATTTCAACATCATAAGCGGCATTAAAAAAGTAACTTTTAGAGACGATATTCACGAAGGCCTGGGTGTAAACAGCGAAGCTTTCAGCATACACACATACCGCCAAAAAATTGAAAACTCCGGCACACCAATTTACCGCATTGGCGGCTGGTACGATGGCGCTTTGCAAAAAAGTCTTTTAGATGGAATGCAAAACACCAAAAACACTCAAAAGGTGTTGCTTGGCCCGTGGGATCACGGCCCGCAAAACAATGTTAGCCCTTTTGCTCCCAGCAAAGCAGTAGATTTTAATATAAAACTGGAAATGCTGCGCTTCTTCGATTACTATCTAAAAGGCATCAACAACGGCATCAATAAAGAGCCCACCCTGCGCTATTACACCATTGGAGAAGAAACATGGAAAACCAGCGATACTTGGCCACTTGTAACACAGCAACGCACCAAGTTTTTTTTAAATGCCGACCAATCGCTTACACCTCAATTACAAAAAGAAGGTGTATTGAATTACAAAGTAGATTATACTGCCAATAGCGGCAACACTTCGCGTTGGAACAGTGTTACGCAACTCTTTATGAATGGCCCTACCAATTATGCCAACCGTGCCGAAGAAGATAAAAAATTACTTTCTTTTACCACGGCACCTTTGCAAAAAGTTACTGAAATTACCGGATCTCCGTGGGTAGATGTTTACTGGAGTGGCGATGCTGACGATGCTACCGTTTTTGCATACTTAGAAGATGTTTCGCCCGAAGGAACTGTTACTTACATTACCGAAGGAATGTTTCGCCCACTGCACCGCAAAATAGCAGAAAAACCGCTTTACACTTCTGATATTCCGCAGCACTCTTATTTAAAAGCCGATGCTTTACCATACCGCGCAAACGAGGTGGTGCGCTTACAGTTCGATATGCTGCCCATTTCGTATCAAATAATGAAAGGGCACAGCCTTAGAATAAGTTTTGCCGGAGGTGATACCGAACACTTCGATTTAACGGATGTGCGTCCTCAAAATTTTTCGTTTTCGTGTAGTGCCATTTATCCTTCGGCTATAGAACTGCCTATTATTCAAAAATAA
- a CDS encoding glycosyltransferase — MAEAPPILTVVIPAYNAEKYIRETIDSVLKQKTSFNFEVVVADDCSKDSTFAICQEYAQQHSNFKVIRHEKNLGNGQPNPNLYYVSTYPKTPFIAAIDADDIYATDDFLERQVQFLINNPDVTKVFTNVEVFNSETGEAKVRFTNQTKPPATFDLHYYLKNTVAICQSSTVFRNSSENAIPSYVGKYFQCDWLLHVFHGLHGKLGYNDFVGVKYRVHSTNATNPRNQEKIFLDGIDITYNLIKKMLPEPYHKYFDHPRFEMNMLAFYYLRTKQFSLFLKWYIRWFKVTPLKAINFRDQFYLLRKNIAQIKK, encoded by the coding sequence ATGGCAGAGGCTCCACCTATTCTTACCGTTGTGATTCCGGCATACAATGCCGAAAAATATATTCGGGAAACTATAGACTCAGTACTGAAACAAAAAACGAGTTTTAATTTTGAAGTAGTAGTGGCAGATGATTGTTCTAAAGACAGCACTTTTGCAATATGCCAAGAATATGCCCAACAGCATTCAAACTTTAAGGTAATACGGCACGAAAAAAATTTGGGCAACGGACAGCCAAACCCTAACCTGTACTATGTTAGCACTTATCCTAAAACACCTTTTATTGCAGCTATAGATGCCGATGATATTTATGCTACCGATGATTTTTTGGAGCGGCAGGTACAGTTTTTAATAAACAATCCCGATGTAACAAAAGTTTTTACGAATGTAGAAGTGTTTAATTCCGAAACAGGCGAAGCAAAGGTGCGCTTTACCAACCAAACCAAACCTCCTGCAACGTTCGATTTACACTATTATTTAAAAAACACAGTGGCAATATGCCAAAGTTCAACAGTATTTAGAAATAGTAGTGAAAATGCAATACCATCCTACGTTGGCAAGTATTTTCAATGCGATTGGCTATTGCATGTTTTTCATGGATTGCACGGAAAATTGGGCTACAACGATTTTGTAGGGGTAAAATACAGAGTACACTCTACCAATGCCACCAATCCGCGCAATCAGGAAAAAATATTTTTAGATGGTATAGATATTACTTACAACCTCATAAAAAAGATGTTGCCCGAGCCATATCATAAGTATTTCGATCATCCCCGATTCGAAATGAATATGCTGGCATTTTATTACCTGCGCACCAAGCAATTTTCGCTATTTTTGAAATGGTATATAAGGTGGTTTAAGGTTACACCATTAAAGGCAATAAACTTTAGAGACCAATTCTATTTGCTTAGGAAAAACATAGCACAGATAAAGAAATAA
- a CDS encoding glycosyltransferase family 2 protein codes for MLNHKTIAVVVPCYNEETQIGMVIETMPDFVDRIVIVNDNSKDKTAAVVENYIGQLQPSAIIEDATQKEFSANRYNKAEEVLHLQSIEEKKLFNPSVVANKTPSTDRIILINHTVNGGVGAAIASGYKWCKDHKIDCTAVMAGDGQMDPSELEGICMPVVSEQVDYVKGNRLIHRSAWLVIPKVRFFGNSILSILTKLASGYWRISDTQTGYTAISLAGLNAIRLYDIYKSYGMPNDMLVKLNIAMCTLREVEIKPVYNVGEASKMKIFKVIPRVSWLLVKLFFNRLWNKYLFRDFHPLFILYHLGFLLMLFSIPYGVKICGRIIEGATVNPVTLLGFGFLILTGIQFLLFAMWMDIQDNERLYK; via the coding sequence ATGCTCAACCATAAAACTATAGCCGTTGTGGTGCCTTGCTATAACGAAGAAACTCAAATAGGAATGGTTATAGAAACCATGCCCGATTTTGTAGATAGAATAGTGATTGTAAACGATAACAGCAAAGACAAAACCGCAGCAGTAGTAGAAAACTATATTGGGCAGTTGCAACCTTCGGCAATTATTGAAGATGCTACCCAAAAAGAGTTTTCTGCCAACCGCTATAACAAAGCAGAAGAAGTATTGCATTTACAATCAATAGAGGAAAAGAAACTCTTTAATCCATCGGTGGTTGCAAACAAAACGCCATCAACCGATAGAATTATTTTAATAAACCATACCGTAAACGGAGGTGTAGGCGCAGCAATAGCTTCAGGATATAAATGGTGTAAAGATCATAAGATAGATTGTACGGCAGTAATGGCAGGCGATGGACAAATGGATCCATCGGAGTTAGAAGGTATTTGTATGCCGGTAGTTAGCGAACAAGTAGATTATGTAAAAGGGAATCGCCTTATTCACCGCAGTGCTTGGTTGGTAATTCCTAAGGTGCGGTTTTTTGGCAATTCAATACTTTCTATACTAACCAAATTGGCTTCGGGTTATTGGCGAATAAGCGATACGCAAACAGGCTACACCGCCATTTCTCTTGCGGGTTTAAACGCCATTAGGTTGTACGATATTTACAAAAGTTATGGCATGCCAAACGATATGTTGGTAAAACTAAATATTGCCATGTGTACTTTGCGCGAGGTAGAAATAAAACCGGTGTACAATGTGGGCGAAGCCAGCAAAATGAAAATTTTTAAAGTTATTCCGAGAGTAAGCTGGCTGCTCGTTAAATTGTTTTTTAATCGCCTTTGGAATAAATATCTTTTTAGAGATTTTCATCCATTGTTTATTCTATATCACTTAGGATTTCTTTTAATGCTGTTTTCTATTCCATACGGTGTAAAAATATGCGGTAGAATTATTGAGGGTGCAACCGTAAATCCTGTTACACTTTTGGGTTTTGGCTTTTTAATACTAACCGGCATACAGTTTTTGCTTTTTGCCATGTGGATGGATATTCAAGATAACGAAAGATTATATAAGTAA
- a CDS encoding DUF354 domain-containing protein, producing the protein MSVLFDIGHPAHVHLFKNFIKYLTGKGIKVVTTSRDKEITNTLLEHYGIEYVSLSAPRKGLFNMFLELLVRDYEILKLHRKHQFTYAFGTSVSIAHLSAITQVKSYNFNEDDDDVVALYTNITYPFCTKIINPDCLRYNKWRERRVLYPSYHELAYLHPNNFKADESVLQKYGLEKGKYVIFRLVALAAHHDIGAKGISAALKAKMQAELSGYHIVESFEGKAGNKVDPWDMHHLLAFAKMIISDSQTMTIEAAVLGIPAIRINTFIGKSTVIDELEQKYLLAYGFFPHQEQTILDTLKSLLANTSLEQDWKQKQQTFLNDKVDFNNWMIQYFEQEIKTSV; encoded by the coding sequence ATGAGCGTTTTATTTGATATTGGGCATCCGGCTCACGTGCACCTCTTCAAAAACTTTATTAAGTACCTTACGGGCAAAGGCATAAAGGTGGTAACCACCAGTAGAGACAAAGAAATTACCAATACGCTTTTAGAGCATTATGGTATAGAATATGTTTCGCTGAGCGCTCCGCGAAAGGGGCTTTTTAATATGTTTTTGGAACTGTTGGTTAGAGATTACGAGATATTGAAGTTGCACAGAAAGCACCAATTTACATACGCCTTTGGCACTTCGGTTTCTATTGCACACCTTTCGGCAATTACACAAGTAAAGTCGTATAATTTTAATGAAGATGATGACGATGTGGTGGCGCTCTACACCAATATTACGTATCCGTTTTGCACCAAAATAATTAACCCCGATTGCTTGCGCTACAATAAGTGGAGAGAAAGGCGCGTACTATATCCTTCTTACCACGAATTGGCTTATTTGCATCCCAATAATTTTAAGGCCGATGAAAGTGTTTTGCAAAAATACGGATTAGAAAAAGGCAAGTATGTAATTTTTAGATTGGTAGCATTAGCAGCGCATCACGATATTGGTGCAAAAGGAATTTCGGCAGCACTAAAAGCAAAAATGCAGGCAGAATTAAGCGGCTACCATATTGTAGAATCGTTTGAAGGGAAAGCAGGCAACAAAGTAGATCCGTGGGATATGCACCATTTGCTGGCTTTTGCCAAAATGATAATCTCCGACTCCCAAACCATGACCATAGAAGCTGCCGTATTGGGCATTCCGGCAATTAGAATAAACACATTTATTGGCAAGAGTACCGTAATTGATGAGCTAGAACAAAAGTACCTGCTTGCCTATGGTTTTTTCCCACACCAAGAGCAAACCATTTTAGATACGCTAAAAAGTTTGCTTGCCAACACCAGTTTAGAGCAAGATTGGAAACAAAAACAACAAACGTTTTTAAACGATAAGGTGGATTTTAATAATTGGATGATTCAATACTTTGAACAAGAAATTAAAACATCGGTATGA
- the wecB gene encoding UDP-N-acetylglucosamine 2-epimerase (non-hydrolyzing), whose translation MKVVSIIGARPQFIKASVVCEALKSKGIEEVLVNSGQHYDANMSDVFFKSLNIPQAAYNLEVGSGSHAEMTAKIMIEFERVVLQEKPDYILVYGDTNTTLAGALVASKIKIPIAHIEAGIRMFPKDMPEEINRVLVDRISAKLFCASNLGIENLSKEGITNGVLFSGDVMYDVFKKMQPHFDYSTLAKHQLKENNFVVVTLHRDYNVDVAEKLQSILQQLNKVAAAYPVLFSVHPRTRKRIAEFGLEALTQKLTLLEPLGYFEMMGLIAASRNIITDSGGLQKESYFAGKQAVVVMPDTGWQELVDRQINVLSTPEAIYEKWENLSPAHFEQNIYGKADAAEIIAANL comes from the coding sequence ATGAAAGTAGTTTCAATAATAGGAGCACGCCCTCAATTTATTAAAGCATCGGTAGTGTGCGAAGCGCTTAAAAGCAAAGGCATAGAAGAAGTATTGGTAAATTCCGGGCAGCATTACGATGCCAATATGAGCGATGTGTTTTTTAAAAGCCTGAATATTCCGCAGGCGGCCTATAATTTAGAGGTTGGCTCGGGTTCGCATGCCGAAATGACCGCCAAAATAATGATAGAGTTTGAGCGTGTTGTGCTGCAAGAAAAACCGGATTATATTTTAGTGTATGGCGATACCAATACCACACTTGCCGGAGCTTTGGTGGCATCGAAAATTAAAATACCAATTGCACATATCGAAGCGGGAATTAGAATGTTTCCGAAAGATATGCCCGAAGAAATAAACAGGGTTTTGGTAGATAGAATTTCTGCAAAATTGTTTTGCGCCTCCAACTTAGGAATAGAAAATTTAAGTAAAGAAGGCATTACCAACGGAGTGTTGTTTTCCGGAGATGTAATGTATGATGTGTTTAAAAAAATGCAACCGCATTTCGATTACAGCACATTGGCAAAACACCAACTTAAAGAAAACAATTTTGTGGTGGTAACACTCCACCGCGACTATAATGTGGATGTGGCCGAAAAGTTGCAAAGCATTTTACAACAACTCAATAAGGTTGCGGCAGCATATCCGGTTTTGTTTTCAGTACATCCGCGCACCAGAAAGCGCATAGCCGAGTTTGGCTTAGAGGCACTCACGCAAAAACTTACATTGCTGGAACCGTTGGGCTACTTTGAAATGATGGGCTTAATAGCAGCGTCTAGAAATATTATTACCGATAGCGGAGGCTTGCAAAAGGAATCGTATTTTGCAGGTAAGCAAGCCGTAGTGGTAATGCCCGATACCGGATGGCAAGAATTGGTAGATAGGCAAATAAATGTGCTGAGCACACCGGAAGCCATTTACGAAAAATGGGAAAATCTTTCGCCTGCGCATTTTGAGCAAAATATATATGGCAAAGCCGATGCAGCCGAAATTATAGCTGCTAATCTCTAA